A stretch of Paenibacillus mucilaginosus 3016 DNA encodes these proteins:
- a CDS encoding glycosyltransferase: protein MRFLLLWALAALGYWLVLLWDTLRAKKWMFTLPPSAGNTRINHQSNIQGSPDSSTRRASLTDAPLVSVIIAAKEEESSITETVRHLLSQNYPRLEIIAVNDRSRDATGRKLDELRRWSESKADITVPLRVIHITTLPQGWLGKNHALYQGYLQARGKLLLFTDADVRFHPDTVADAVRYLQEEQADHLTLSPDMMVKGLWLKAFVDYFFFTLCLYLRPWRANDDFQFKAGMGIGAFNLMTRYGYEKIGTHRAIAMRPDDDLQLGRHVKQARLRQRLASGHHHIGVEWYKSLGGAVEGLEKNIFSGFGYRTGLAILAVLGQLALFLYPVLGMLLIPGGTAWICALAVVTMAAVYLLLIRSLTGKAGWTVLLLPLTTGLLCYVVVRSVWLTLKQGGIYWRGTFYSLKELRRMQEEN, encoded by the coding sequence GTGCGCTTTCTCTTGCTGTGGGCGCTCGCCGCACTGGGCTATTGGCTGGTCCTGCTCTGGGATACCCTGCGGGCCAAAAAATGGATGTTTACGCTCCCCCCCTCGGCGGGTAATACACGGATAAATCATCAATCAAACATACAGGGTTCACCGGATTCCTCCACGCGTCGGGCTTCCTTGACGGATGCTCCTCTGGTTTCGGTCATTATCGCGGCCAAGGAGGAAGAGTCTTCGATCACCGAGACGGTCCGGCATCTGCTCAGCCAGAACTATCCGCGCCTGGAGATTATCGCGGTGAATGACCGCTCCCGAGACGCCACCGGCCGCAAGCTGGACGAGCTTAGGCGCTGGTCCGAGAGCAAGGCGGACATCACGGTGCCGCTGCGGGTGATCCATATTACCACGCTTCCGCAGGGCTGGCTCGGCAAGAACCACGCCCTTTACCAAGGATACCTGCAGGCCAGGGGGAAGCTGCTGCTCTTCACGGATGCCGACGTGCGGTTTCACCCGGATACGGTGGCGGACGCCGTCCGCTATCTGCAGGAAGAGCAGGCCGATCACCTCACCCTGTCCCCGGATATGATGGTTAAGGGCCTCTGGCTGAAGGCGTTCGTTGACTATTTCTTCTTCACCCTCTGCCTGTATCTGCGCCCGTGGCGGGCCAACGACGACTTCCAGTTCAAGGCCGGCATGGGCATCGGCGCCTTCAATCTCATGACCCGTTACGGGTATGAGAAGATCGGCACCCACCGCGCCATCGCGATGCGCCCGGACGACGATCTGCAGCTCGGCCGCCATGTCAAGCAGGCCCGGCTGCGCCAGCGTCTTGCCTCCGGCCATCACCACATCGGCGTGGAGTGGTACAAGAGCCTCGGCGGCGCGGTCGAGGGCCTCGAGAAGAACATCTTCTCGGGCTTCGGCTACCGGACAGGCCTCGCCATCCTTGCAGTGCTCGGGCAGCTGGCCCTGTTCCTGTATCCCGTGCTCGGCATGCTGCTGATTCCCGGAGGCACGGCCTGGATCTGTGCGCTGGCCGTGGTGACGATGGCCGCCGTCTACCTGCTGCTGATCCGCTCCCTGACCGGCAAGGCCGGCTGGACGGTCCTGCTGCTTCCGCTGACGACAGGCCTTCTGTGCTACGTCGTCGTCCGTTCGGTCTGGCTGACCCTCAAGCAGGGCGGCATCTACTGGAGAGGCACGTTCTATTCGCTTAAGGAGCTGCGGCGGATGCAGGAAGAAAACTAG
- the yyaC gene encoding spore protease YyaC: protein MTGEQAKPLFRKKIRAAELPEFLRMIRSEGVSAENLQFLCIGTDRSTGDALGPLVGTMLEEAGFRGVIGTLARPFDASNMRERLAEIPPGRKVIAIDACLGQPASLGWYQVSNRPIEPGKSVGKQLPHVGDYSIAAIVNVDAGQKYAILQSTSLHRVMNMAREITAGILGTFLPGPLPAGPQEEE, encoded by the coding sequence ATGACGGGAGAGCAGGCGAAACCCCTGTTCCGCAAGAAGATAAGAGCCGCCGAGCTGCCGGAGTTTCTGCGGATGATCCGCAGCGAAGGCGTGTCGGCGGAGAACCTGCAGTTCCTGTGCATCGGCACGGACCGTTCGACCGGTGACGCCCTCGGGCCGCTGGTCGGCACGATGCTGGAGGAGGCCGGCTTCCGCGGGGTCATCGGCACACTGGCCCGCCCCTTCGACGCGAGCAACATGAGGGAGCGGCTCGCCGAGATCCCGCCGGGCCGCAAGGTGATCGCGATCGATGCCTGTCTGGGGCAGCCGGCGTCGCTCGGCTGGTATCAGGTATCGAACCGGCCGATCGAGCCGGGCAAATCGGTAGGCAAGCAGCTGCCCCATGTCGGCGATTATTCCATAGCGGCCATCGTGAACGTGGATGCGGGACAGAAGTATGCGATTCTGCAGAGCACATCCCTGCACAGGGTGATGAATATGGCCCGGGAAATCACGGCGGGCATTCTCGGCACCTTCCTGCCGGGCCCCCTCCCCGCCGGGCCGCAGGAGGAAGAGTGA
- a CDS encoding ABC transporter ATP-binding protein: MRQGGGFGEGGPMHRVQNRGRAKLEDVSTARIYRLFRGYRWQLAAILVMALGGAVLGLIPPLVMKEIIDHALPDGDRRQLVLLTVLMVLLPLLSGLLGVWQNHENTKVGQGVMRDLRQSLFGNLQRQAMSFFTDAKSGEIIQRLTGDVQAVQNVVTTLVVSAVTQSVIVLTTVVILFALDWQLAILSVAVLPLFLLPVRRVSAVRKKLRGEAQRVRGDMSARLGELFGVSGAMLTRIFQGERRQQEQFAVLNEKVMDLELRLNLVGRWYGMVIGVLGPLGTALIYLYGGWKVIDGSMTIGSIVAFAAYLGRLYGPVGTLLNLRVEVGTALGVFQRLFEYQDLVPEVREAENAKVLPPVRGHIAYRSVSYAYQPGQYALRGVSFEAAPGEVVAIVGPSGAGKSTLIGMLARLYDPTEGEVTVDGQDIRSVTLESLRSQVAFVTQESFLFHASVRDNLLFARADASPEELEEACRQAYIHEVIASLPAGYDTEVGERGHRLSGGERQRLAIARAILKNPRILILDEATSHLDSASEAYVQAALDELMRGRTTLVIAHRLSTILSADRIVVLEGGRVAESGRHEELLEKRGLYAKLFHTQFAAGGTPLSS; the protein is encoded by the coding sequence ATGCGGCAGGGAGGCGGCTTCGGCGAAGGCGGACCGATGCACCGGGTCCAGAATCGGGGAAGGGCCAAGCTGGAAGACGTGTCGACGGCACGCATTTACCGGCTGTTCCGGGGGTACCGTTGGCAGCTGGCGGCCATTCTTGTGATGGCACTTGGAGGGGCCGTATTGGGACTGATTCCCCCGCTGGTGATGAAGGAGATCATCGACCATGCGCTGCCGGACGGGGACCGCCGCCAGCTGGTCCTGCTCACGGTGCTCATGGTCCTGCTGCCGCTCCTGAGCGGTCTGCTCGGGGTGTGGCAGAACCATGAGAATACGAAGGTCGGACAAGGCGTGATGCGCGATCTGCGCCAATCCCTGTTCGGCAACCTGCAGAGGCAGGCGATGAGTTTTTTTACTGACGCGAAGTCCGGGGAGATCATCCAGCGGCTGACCGGCGATGTACAGGCGGTGCAGAACGTGGTTACGACGCTTGTCGTGTCGGCGGTCACCCAGTCGGTCATCGTGCTGACGACCGTGGTGATTCTCTTTGCGCTGGATTGGCAGCTGGCCATCCTGTCGGTGGCCGTCCTGCCGCTGTTCCTGCTGCCGGTGCGCCGGGTGTCGGCCGTGCGCAAGAAGCTGCGGGGCGAGGCCCAGCGGGTGCGGGGCGATATGTCGGCCCGGCTCGGCGAGCTCTTCGGTGTGTCCGGAGCGATGCTCACCCGCATCTTCCAGGGCGAGCGGCGGCAGCAGGAGCAGTTCGCCGTGCTCAACGAGAAGGTCATGGATCTGGAGCTGCGGCTCAACCTCGTAGGCCGCTGGTACGGGATGGTGATCGGCGTGCTGGGGCCGCTCGGCACGGCGCTGATCTATCTCTACGGCGGCTGGAAGGTCATCGACGGCTCGATGACCATCGGGAGCATCGTAGCCTTCGCCGCTTATCTGGGCCGCCTGTACGGACCGGTCGGCACCCTGCTCAACCTGCGGGTGGAGGTCGGTACGGCGCTCGGGGTATTCCAGCGCCTCTTTGAATACCAGGATCTGGTGCCGGAGGTCCGGGAGGCGGAGAACGCCAAAGTGCTGCCGCCGGTCCGGGGGCACATCGCCTACCGGAGCGTATCGTATGCCTACCAGCCGGGCCAGTATGCGCTGCGCGGGGTTTCCTTCGAAGCCGCGCCCGGCGAGGTGGTGGCGATCGTCGGGCCGAGCGGCGCCGGCAAGTCGACGCTGATCGGCATGCTGGCCCGGCTCTATGACCCGACGGAAGGGGAAGTCACCGTCGACGGCCAGGACATCCGCAGCGTGACGCTGGAGAGCCTGCGGTCGCAGGTGGCCTTCGTCACGCAGGAGTCGTTCCTCTTCCACGCGAGCGTGCGGGACAATCTGCTCTTCGCCCGGGCGGATGCTTCGCCCGAAGAGCTGGAGGAAGCCTGCCGCCAGGCGTATATCCATGAGGTGATCGCTTCGCTGCCGGCCGGCTATGACACGGAGGTCGGCGAGCGGGGGCACCGGCTCTCGGGCGGCGAGCGCCAGCGGCTGGCGATTGCGCGGGCGATCCTGAAGAACCCGCGCATTCTCATCCTCGACGAGGCGACGAGCCACCTCGATTCGGCTTCCGAGGCTTACGTGCAGGCGGCGCTGGATGAGCTGATGCGCGGGCGCACGACGCTTGTCATCGCCCACCGGCTGTCGACGATCCTCTCGGCTGACCGGATTGTCGTGCTCGAAGGCGGCAGAGTGGCTGAGAGCGGGCGGCATGAGGAGCTGCTGGAGAAGAGGGGCTTGTACGCCAAGCTGTTCCACACCCAATTTGCTGCAGGAGGAACTCCACTGTCGTCCTGA
- a CDS encoding sulfite exporter TauE/SafE family protein codes for MEWPSTDMLLFLIAAGFVASFIDSVVGGGGLVSVPALMLTGLPPSMVLGTNKLGGTLSSLTSTASFLASGKVSGRLVLLLFPLAFIGSAFGTYTVHLVPSSFMRPLVVVMLIAVLVYTLFKKNWDGTGVQLKWTGPRRLVIGLAALVIGFYDGFFGPGTGSFLLFVFLLFGFDFVGASANAKVLNFASNIASLAAFFLLDSVHLGYGIPMGLSMIAGALVGSQLAIRKGSTYVKPLFIIVTGILIGKQLWDLAAG; via the coding sequence ATGGAATGGCCTTCAACGGATATGCTCTTGTTCCTGATCGCTGCCGGATTCGTGGCCTCGTTCATCGATTCGGTGGTAGGCGGCGGCGGACTGGTTTCCGTTCCGGCACTGATGCTCACGGGACTGCCCCCCAGCATGGTGCTCGGGACGAATAAGCTGGGCGGCACACTGTCCTCCCTGACGAGCACAGCCTCCTTCCTCGCTTCGGGCAAGGTCAGCGGCAGGCTGGTGCTGCTGCTTTTCCCCCTGGCGTTCATAGGGTCGGCATTCGGGACGTACACGGTCCATCTCGTACCCTCGTCCTTCATGCGACCGCTTGTTGTCGTGATGCTGATCGCCGTCCTGGTCTATACCTTGTTCAAGAAGAACTGGGACGGCACCGGCGTGCAGCTGAAGTGGACCGGCCCGCGCCGGCTCGTGATCGGCCTCGCAGCCCTGGTCATCGGATTCTACGACGGCTTCTTCGGCCCCGGAACCGGATCCTTCCTGCTCTTCGTTTTCCTGCTGTTCGGCTTCGACTTCGTAGGGGCAAGCGCCAATGCCAAGGTGCTGAACTTCGCAAGCAACATCGCCAGCCTGGCCGCGTTCTTCCTCCTTGATTCCGTACATCTCGGCTACGGGATTCCCATGGGCCTGTCCATGATCGCCGGCGCTCTGGTCGGCTCGCAGCTCGCCATCCGCAAAGGATCGACTTACGTCAAGCCGCTGTTCATCATCGTGACCGGCATCCTGATCGGCAAACAGCTCTGGGACCTGGCTGCCGGCTGA
- a CDS encoding VOC family protein, with amino-acid sequence MIHKLEHIGIMVSNMDASIRFYTEVLGLQLARREQIDNGPELGFLSFPGSEHIEIELIGRGTEGLSGSGIVNHVAFTVSDIEGEMARLQDLGVRFEEGSSKVILNGVRIAFFQGPDGERLELFQPAP; translated from the coding sequence ATGATTCACAAGCTTGAGCATATTGGCATTATGGTCAGCAATATGGATGCATCCATCCGCTTCTATACGGAGGTGCTCGGACTGCAGCTGGCCCGCAGAGAGCAGATCGACAACGGGCCGGAGCTCGGCTTCCTGTCCTTCCCCGGCTCGGAGCATATCGAGATCGAGCTGATCGGCCGGGGAACGGAGGGCCTGTCGGGCAGCGGCATCGTCAACCATGTGGCTTTCACGGTAAGCGACATCGAAGGGGAGATGGCGCGGCTGCAGGACTTGGGCGTACGGTTCGAGGAGGGGAGTTCGAAGGTCATTCTGAACGGAGTCCGCATCGCCTTCTTCCAGGGGCCGGACGGGGAGCGGCTCGAATTGTTCCAGCCGGCTCCGTGA
- a CDS encoding DUF3298 and DUF4163 domain-containing protein has protein sequence MEWISGEDRAPRERIMTRRLVKPRLDVKYPQVAGLRNGFVQRMVNHAILDAVYDLIRIQGYVQDKTKTITGTYHVKLHQKELLSLLYENYGYAEKAAHGITYQSSQTFDLEDGRLYALADLFKPGSDYIGRLSKIIAREFKERDIPMIAEFKTITPEQPYYLTDKAIGIYFQLYEYTPYVYGFPTFEIPFAEVKDIIDPQGPIGRLM, from the coding sequence ATGGAATGGATCAGCGGCGAGGACCGGGCACCGCGGGAGCGAATCATGACGCGCCGGCTCGTCAAACCCAGACTTGATGTCAAATACCCGCAGGTAGCCGGGCTGAGGAACGGATTCGTGCAGCGGATGGTGAATCATGCCATTCTCGATGCGGTCTATGATCTGATCCGCATCCAGGGCTACGTGCAGGATAAGACGAAGACGATTACCGGTACTTATCACGTCAAGCTGCACCAAAAAGAGCTGCTGAGCCTGCTCTATGAGAACTACGGCTATGCGGAGAAGGCGGCCCACGGCATCACCTACCAGAGCTCGCAGACCTTCGATCTTGAAGACGGCCGTCTGTATGCGCTGGCCGATCTGTTCAAGCCGGGCAGCGATTACATCGGCCGGTTATCGAAGATTATTGCGCGGGAGTTCAAGGAGCGCGATATCCCGATGATCGCCGAGTTCAAGACGATCACACCGGAGCAGCCCTACTATTTGACGGACAAAGCGATTGGCATCTATTTTCAGCTGTATGAATACACGCCTTATGTCTACGGATTCCCGACGTTCGAAATTCCGTTCGCCGAGGTGAAGGACATCATCGATCCGCAGGGCCCGATCGGCCGGCTGATGTAA
- a CDS encoding NAD-dependent epimerase/dehydratase family protein, with the protein MNKTAIVAGATGLIGRELVRQLKQDAACGRVIALVRSRTDWEGGQPEELVTDWSEAQLEPLLRDKLPGADVYCALGTTIRKAGSKEQFRRVDLEYPLTLGRLACAHGASRLLVVSSTGADSSSRFFYSRVKGEMEEALRALGLPELHFFRPSLLLGQRKNDHRPGEKFAEAVSGAMPFLFRGPLQRYKPIQAAAVARGMIRAALREHGGEQVWESERIAELSR; encoded by the coding sequence ATGAACAAGACAGCAATCGTAGCGGGAGCAACAGGATTAATCGGCAGGGAGCTGGTCCGGCAGCTCAAGCAGGATGCGGCGTGCGGAAGAGTCATTGCGCTCGTCCGCAGCCGCACGGACTGGGAGGGCGGGCAGCCGGAGGAGCTCGTGACCGACTGGAGTGAGGCGCAGCTGGAGCCGCTGCTCCGGGACAAGCTGCCGGGGGCGGACGTGTACTGCGCACTAGGCACAACAATCAGGAAGGCCGGCTCGAAGGAGCAGTTCCGGCGCGTCGACCTGGAGTATCCGCTGACGCTCGGACGTCTGGCGTGCGCTCACGGGGCTTCGCGGCTGCTCGTCGTCTCCTCCACCGGTGCCGATTCGTCGTCCCGGTTCTTCTACAGCCGGGTCAAGGGGGAGATGGAGGAGGCCCTCCGCGCGCTGGGGCTTCCCGAGCTTCACTTCTTCAGGCCCTCGCTGCTGCTCGGACAGCGGAAGAACGACCACCGCCCGGGAGAGAAGTTCGCCGAAGCCGTAAGCGGCGCCATGCCGTTCCTGTTCCGGGGGCCGCTGCAGAGGTACAAGCCCATTCAGGCGGCTGCCGTGGCCCGGGGCATGATCCGCGCAGCCCTCAGGGAGCACGGGGGCGAGCAGGTGTGGGAGTCCGAGCGGATTGCAGAGCTGTCCCGCTGA
- a CDS encoding GerAB/ArcD/ProY family transporter, giving the protein MKAPILNARQLYCLVFLFELGSAVIVGLGMQAERDAWLAILIGMSAGLLLAVVFLYVYRRHEGHSLIGILQLRLGPAAGRLVGGIYVAYFLYIAARVLRDFGEVLVTTILNQTPLLSVNALMVVIICWSLSLGMEVIGRSAEIIIRLVSFMAIVTVPAILASDILEPRRFLPVLEKGLMPVLQTAFPLTLTFPFGETIVFLMVLPHLCSSRKAARPFLLAMLTAGLTLTAVVSLDIAVLGPGRAAAEQFPLLAALGKIQVGEVIQRLDAVALSTLILGGYFKITIFTYAGVRGLSELTRTSGRKAELAQLAAIGLLILAASVGMSASFPEHIDVGLKKVPYQMHLPLQVGVPVLLALLALVFSRRKRPYPSA; this is encoded by the coding sequence ATGAAGGCACCGATTCTGAATGCCCGGCAGCTCTACTGCCTTGTATTTCTGTTCGAGCTCGGCAGCGCCGTCATTGTCGGTCTCGGCATGCAGGCCGAGCGGGATGCCTGGCTTGCCATCCTGATCGGCATGAGCGCCGGCCTTCTTCTGGCGGTCGTGTTCCTGTATGTGTACCGCCGTCATGAAGGGCACTCGCTCATCGGCATTCTGCAGCTGCGGCTGGGCCCGGCGGCAGGCCGTCTGGTCGGCGGAATCTACGTCGCCTACTTCCTCTATATCGCGGCCCGGGTGCTCCGGGATTTCGGAGAGGTGCTGGTGACGACCATCCTCAACCAGACGCCGCTGCTGTCGGTGAATGCCCTGATGGTCGTCATCATCTGCTGGTCCTTGTCGCTCGGGATGGAGGTGATCGGCCGGTCGGCGGAGATCATCATCCGGCTCGTGAGCTTTATGGCCATCGTCACCGTACCGGCCATCCTCGCCTCCGACATCCTCGAGCCGCGCCGGTTCCTGCCGGTACTCGAGAAGGGGCTGATGCCCGTCCTGCAGACAGCGTTCCCGCTGACCCTGACCTTCCCCTTCGGCGAAACCATCGTCTTCCTGATGGTCCTGCCGCACCTGTGCAGCAGCCGGAAGGCGGCGAGACCTTTCCTCCTGGCAATGCTGACCGCCGGACTTACGCTGACCGCCGTCGTCTCCCTCGATATCGCTGTTCTGGGGCCCGGCCGCGCGGCCGCCGAGCAGTTCCCCCTGCTCGCCGCCCTGGGCAAAATCCAGGTCGGCGAAGTCATCCAGCGGCTGGATGCCGTGGCCCTCAGCACCCTGATCCTGGGCGGCTACTTCAAGATCACGATCTTCACCTACGCCGGCGTACGCGGCTTGTCGGAGCTGACCCGCACGAGCGGACGCAAAGCGGAGCTTGCCCAGCTGGCTGCGATAGGGCTTTTGATCCTGGCGGCTTCGGTCGGCATGAGTGCGAGCTTCCCCGAGCATATCGATGTCGGGCTCAAGAAGGTCCCTTATCAGATGCATCTGCCGCTGCAGGTGGGGGTTCCCGTGCTGCTCGCTCTGCTCGCGCTGGTGTTCTCCCGCCGCAAGAGGCCGTATCCCTCGGCGTAA
- a CDS encoding GerAB/ArcD/ProY family transporter: MKREQISVSQLSALMCMFIISSSTLLIPTYLASQAKQDAWIAVTAGIALSCLLVPLYTKLSGTYPGMTLMQYSEVILGRLPGKAVGLLFWAYLLILTSGLLRQLGEMITTLTLPQTPIQAIHAVMVLLLVFSVRRGLEPVGRSAEIFLPWVLLFILCFLIFLAPEIEINHLLPVMEHGLPPVIKGTLTLIGIPYLDLVVFLMLLPHLRRPEKSGKAFRFAMLSGGGIVLLFTLCSILVLGPHTTERSVYPLFQMAQKVNIGNFIQRIEVLVGGLWFISLFFKITVCLYACALCAAQLFGLRGYREITYPLGLIIWVLAMIIAPSSVYFLDFIREIWTVSTLPYGLLLPLLLLAVHAWKQRSARKGES, from the coding sequence ATGAAACGGGAACAGATCTCGGTCTCCCAGCTGTCCGCCCTGATGTGTATGTTCATCATCAGCTCATCGACCCTGCTCATTCCCACATATCTTGCCTCGCAGGCCAAGCAGGATGCCTGGATTGCCGTCACCGCAGGGATCGCTCTCTCCTGCCTGCTGGTGCCGCTATACACGAAGCTGAGCGGCACCTACCCGGGAATGACACTGATGCAGTATTCCGAGGTAATTCTCGGCAGGCTGCCGGGCAAAGCCGTGGGCCTGCTGTTTTGGGCCTACCTGCTCATCCTGACCTCAGGCCTTCTGCGGCAGCTCGGCGAGATGATTACGACGCTAACCCTGCCCCAGACCCCGATCCAGGCCATCCACGCCGTCATGGTGCTCCTGCTGGTCTTCTCGGTACGGCGGGGACTGGAGCCGGTCGGCCGGTCGGCGGAAATTTTTCTTCCCTGGGTGCTGCTCTTCATCCTCTGCTTCCTGATATTCCTGGCACCCGAGATCGAAATCAACCACCTGCTTCCAGTGATGGAGCACGGGCTGCCGCCGGTTATCAAAGGCACCCTCACCCTGATCGGCATCCCTTATCTCGATCTGGTCGTCTTCCTGATGCTCCTCCCCCATCTCCGGCGTCCGGAGAAATCAGGGAAGGCCTTCCGCTTCGCCATGCTCTCGGGCGGGGGGATCGTCCTGCTCTTCACGCTGTGTTCGATTCTGGTGCTCGGGCCCCATACGACGGAACGGTCGGTCTATCCCCTGTTCCAGATGGCGCAGAAGGTGAATATAGGTAATTTCATTCAGCGCATCGAGGTGCTGGTGGGCGGGCTCTGGTTCATCTCCTTATTTTTCAAAATTACCGTTTGCCTGTATGCCTGCGCCCTCTGTGCCGCCCAGCTCTTCGGACTGAGGGGCTACCGGGAGATCACGTATCCGCTCGGCCTGATCATCTGGGTACTGGCCATGATCATCGCCCCAAGCTCCGTCTACTTCCTGGACTTTATCCGGGAGATCTGGACGGTCAGCACCCTCCCCTACGGTCTTCTGCTTCCGCTCCTGCTGCTTGCCGTACATGCATGGAAACAGCGTTCCGCCCGAAAAGGGGAGTCGTAG
- a CDS encoding Ger(x)C family spore germination protein, whose protein sequence is MIRLLLRSALCLLLVLGSAGCWNRRELNDIAIAVGLAIDWDPSGQYVITAQIVDPGEVAPRKGGGTATTVSTYEARNQSVSEALRKMTTVLPRKIYLSHLQILVLGEALADRGIAESLEFLSRNHEVRSDFFVVLSKGAKAGDILNVLTPLEKIPSQKLRKSLETSEKIWAPTHTVQLDELITDMVEPGRSAVLTGVKIEGSKSKGKTREGLSSITPSGMLEYANLAVMRKDRLAGWLNEQESKGYNYIKGDVKNTVGTIGCGGSGTVSLEVYNSKSSIKAIIRDGAPSILVSLTTESNVTEVNCDVDLSKQEAVEMLEQEAVKRTKEVVNSSIQKAKKLKSDIFGFGEMIHQKDPKAWAVLKEDWDAHFVKLPVTVEVEAHIRRTGTTNKSYLGQMKGGG, encoded by the coding sequence ATGATCCGACTCCTGCTGAGGTCAGCTCTCTGTCTCCTGCTCGTGCTGGGCTCTGCCGGCTGCTGGAACCGGCGCGAGCTGAACGATATTGCCATTGCCGTGGGTCTGGCCATCGATTGGGACCCGAGCGGCCAATATGTGATTACCGCGCAGATCGTCGACCCGGGAGAGGTGGCTCCCCGGAAGGGGGGCGGCACCGCCACCACGGTATCCACCTACGAAGCGCGCAACCAATCCGTGTCGGAGGCACTCCGAAAGATGACCACCGTGCTGCCGAGGAAGATTTACCTTTCCCATCTGCAGATTCTGGTCCTTGGGGAAGCGCTGGCGGACCGGGGCATCGCCGAATCCCTGGAATTCCTCTCCCGCAATCATGAGGTGCGCTCGGACTTCTTCGTGGTGCTCTCCAAGGGCGCCAAAGCCGGCGACATCCTGAATGTCCTGACGCCGCTGGAGAAGATCCCGTCCCAGAAGCTGCGCAAATCGCTCGAAACCTCGGAGAAAATCTGGGCTCCGACCCATACCGTCCAGCTCGACGAGCTGATCACGGACATGGTGGAGCCCGGCCGAAGCGCGGTTCTGACCGGTGTGAAGATCGAAGGCAGCAAATCGAAAGGAAAAACCCGGGAAGGCCTGTCTTCCATCACCCCCTCAGGGATGCTGGAGTATGCCAACCTGGCCGTGATGCGCAAGGACCGTCTGGCGGGCTGGCTGAACGAGCAGGAGAGCAAGGGTTACAACTATATCAAAGGAGATGTCAAGAATACCGTCGGCACCATCGGCTGCGGAGGCAGCGGAACCGTATCCCTGGAGGTCTATAACAGCAAATCCAGCATCAAGGCCATCATCCGGGACGGGGCGCCGTCCATCTTGGTAAGCCTGACAACCGAGAGCAACGTAACCGAAGTCAACTGTGATGTCGACCTCAGTAAGCAGGAAGCGGTGGAGATGCTGGAGCAGGAAGCGGTGAAGCGGACGAAAGAGGTGGTGAATTCCTCGATCCAAAAGGCCAAAAAATTGAAGTCGGATATCTTTGGCTTCGGGGAAATGATTCATCAAAAGGATCCGAAGGCCTGGGCCGTCCTCAAGGAGGACTGGGATGCCCACTTCGTCAAGCTGCCTGTCACCGTCGAGGTAGAGGCTCATATCCGCCGGACCGGCACGACCAACAAATCCTATCTGGGCCAGATGAAAGGAGGGGGATAA